A single Crateriforma conspicua DNA region contains:
- a CDS encoding helix-turn-helix domain-containing protein gives MTRPKNKPKRQTADRFRVLNAFVDFTASELRRSELLVWLALYRDTREGIATVSQRAIAGRCGIDRKTVERSVASLVARGLLVVVNTGGFRQGSASYRVLPMSREKLDSLPRSPPDA, from the coding sequence ATGACCCGCCCAAAGAACAAGCCGAAGCGTCAAACCGCCGACCGCTTCCGCGTCTTGAATGCGTTTGTGGACTTCACGGCAAGCGAACTGCGACGGTCCGAGTTGTTGGTGTGGCTGGCGTTGTACCGCGACACCCGCGAAGGGATCGCGACGGTATCCCAGCGAGCCATCGCGGGTCGGTGTGGGATTGATCGCAAAACCGTTGAGCGGTCGGTCGCAAGCCTGGTCGCTCGGGGGCTGCTGGTAGTAGTGAACACGGGAGGGTTTCGCCAAGGTTCGGCAAGCTACCGAGTGTTGCCAATGTCGCGCGAAAAACTCGACTCACTGCCCCGATCACCGCCGGACGCCTAG
- a CDS encoding helix-turn-helix domain-containing protein, whose translation MHSLNFYTVEEVADILRIHKESARSLIAKGEIEGMSIGKGQRRRKWRISQAALEDFIRRRTEQSQPGPKPQRSKPAVKPKRQWV comes from the coding sequence ATGCACAGTCTGAACTTCTACACCGTTGAGGAAGTCGCCGACATCTTGCGGATTCATAAGGAGTCCGCACGTTCGCTGATTGCCAAAGGCGAAATCGAAGGCATGTCGATCGGCAAAGGACAACGACGCCGCAAGTGGCGGATAAGCCAAGCCGCGCTAGAAGACTTCATTCGCCGGCGGACCGAACAATCACAACCCGGCCCCAAGCCGCAACGGTCCAAGCCAGCCGTCAAACCCAAACGTCAGTGGGTATGA
- a CDS encoding DNA primase, which translates to MINAMPLGYRIVGPCSRERRLVDYDRAFAAYADCDDLAQIDREGFLSPFQYGDAIRSRVVRPDGTLDVRGFTGPHWSRYLWADIDDDGNIDRATASARRLVAWVLERYQVDESELLVFFSGSKGFHVGIPTSLFAAASSDVFGRVARQVAEDIATKADVRLDTAIYNIVQPLRAPNSRHGKTGRHKRFLTVDELIQVRPAAIVERSAEPLAFDLPETPAADERAVADWQSACEQTNRKTEAVRCCDNDRTELNLATLEFIRDGADEGDRHRLLYSAAANLAEFGCPPRLAHALLTESALDSGLPPADVRRAIDNGLSKGVTE; encoded by the coding sequence ATGATCAATGCGATGCCGCTGGGGTATCGCATTGTGGGACCGTGTAGCCGCGAGCGTCGTTTGGTTGATTATGACCGAGCGTTCGCGGCCTATGCGGATTGCGATGACCTAGCACAAATTGACCGGGAAGGTTTCTTGTCGCCTTTCCAATACGGCGATGCGATTCGGTCGCGGGTGGTCCGACCGGATGGAACGTTGGACGTTCGCGGGTTCACCGGGCCGCATTGGTCGCGGTACTTGTGGGCCGACATCGACGACGACGGCAACATCGACCGGGCAACCGCTTCGGCTCGGCGGTTGGTCGCTTGGGTGTTGGAGCGGTACCAAGTCGATGAATCGGAGCTGCTGGTGTTCTTCAGCGGTTCAAAAGGTTTTCACGTCGGCATACCGACATCGCTGTTCGCCGCCGCGTCGTCGGACGTGTTCGGACGGGTGGCTCGACAGGTTGCTGAGGACATCGCCACGAAGGCCGACGTGCGGCTCGACACTGCGATTTACAACATCGTCCAGCCATTGCGAGCACCGAACAGCCGGCACGGCAAGACGGGCCGTCACAAGCGGTTCCTGACGGTCGATGAGCTGATACAGGTTCGCCCGGCGGCGATTGTGGAGCGTTCGGCCGAGCCGCTGGCGTTCGACTTGCCAGAAACACCAGCGGCCGACGAACGAGCGGTCGCGGACTGGCAATCGGCTTGCGAACAGACGAACCGAAAAACCGAAGCGGTCCGGTGTTGCGACAACGACCGGACCGAGCTGAACTTGGCGACATTGGAGTTTATCCGCGACGGTGCGGACGAAGGCGACCGACACCGGCTGTTGTACTCGGCGGCAGCAAACTTGGCCGAATTTGGTTGCCCGCCGCGACTTGCGCATGCGTTGCTGACTGAATCGGCCTTGGACTCGGGTTTGCCGCCGGCTGATGTCCGCCGAGCGATTGACAATGGATTGTCGAAAGGGGTTACGGAATGA
- a CDS encoding tyrosine-type recombinase/integrase — protein MTASSLRKRGRKAKPQKPAKPYDGFPLTAHASGKWCKKVRGRIHYFGEWSDPDGALQEWLAVRDQLMAGGDRNQENAGADIGLMVNAFLDAKDDQLQAGDLTQKTFDDYRRACEQLAGFFGKGRLLSSLQVADFQRYRRSFPQSWGSTRINNEIARVSAVLNFAYETELVDKPIRRGPNFKRVSVKRQRLERAAKPKKLYSAEDVHQMLAHADVQLRAMILLGLNAGYGNADCGRLTVPMIDFRRNWLEGLRTKTAIQRAAWLWPETVSAVKEAIAHRYDHAPPSLRDHVFITKRRQPWYQESGKGDAVSQAFRKVAVKAGCHKPGVGFYALRHTFETVAGDSRDQVAVNYVMGHVDDSMAAVYREGIDPQRVKAVCQHVRKWFRDGKPKRSAKGGA, from the coding sequence ATGACTGCGAGCAGTCTACGAAAACGCGGCCGGAAAGCGAAGCCGCAAAAGCCGGCGAAACCCTACGACGGTTTCCCCCTCACTGCCCACGCGTCGGGCAAATGGTGCAAGAAGGTCCGTGGCCGGATTCACTACTTCGGCGAATGGTCCGACCCCGACGGTGCCTTGCAAGAATGGTTAGCGGTTCGCGACCAACTGATGGCCGGCGGCGACCGGAATCAAGAGAACGCCGGGGCTGACATTGGCCTGATGGTCAACGCGTTTTTGGATGCGAAAGACGACCAGCTGCAAGCCGGCGACCTGACACAGAAGACGTTTGACGATTACCGTCGCGCGTGTGAACAACTGGCGGGATTCTTCGGCAAGGGGCGTTTGTTGTCGTCGCTGCAAGTTGCGGACTTTCAAAGGTACCGCCGGAGCTTTCCCCAATCATGGGGATCGACGCGTATCAACAACGAGATCGCACGCGTCAGTGCCGTTCTGAACTTCGCCTATGAAACCGAACTGGTCGACAAGCCGATTCGCCGAGGGCCGAACTTCAAACGCGTCAGCGTAAAGCGCCAACGATTGGAACGAGCGGCGAAGCCGAAGAAACTGTACTCGGCCGAGGATGTCCACCAGATGCTTGCCCACGCCGACGTGCAACTGCGGGCGATGATCCTGCTGGGGTTGAACGCCGGCTACGGAAACGCCGACTGTGGCCGTCTGACGGTCCCCATGATCGACTTTCGCCGGAACTGGTTGGAAGGCCTGCGAACCAAGACGGCGATTCAACGTGCGGCGTGGCTGTGGCCCGAAACCGTGTCAGCGGTCAAAGAGGCAATCGCCCATCGCTACGATCACGCACCACCGTCACTGCGGGATCACGTCTTCATCACAAAACGCCGGCAACCGTGGTACCAAGAATCGGGCAAAGGTGACGCGGTATCCCAAGCGTTTCGCAAAGTCGCGGTGAAAGCCGGCTGTCACAAGCCGGGGGTCGGTTTCTATGCCTTGCGTCACACGTTTGAAACCGTCGCCGGCGATTCACGCGACCAAGTGGCGGTCAACTATGTCATGGGACACGTCGACGATTCGATGGCGGCGGTCTATCGCGAAGGCATCGACCCCCAGCGGGTGAAAGCGGTCTGCCAGCACGTCCGCAAATGGTTCCGCGACGGCAAGCCGAAGCGGTCGGCGAAAGGTGGTGCGTGA
- a CDS encoding protein kinase domain-containing protein codes for MPPNADALSIESLRRIEQWCSEYESLPQPQRIQQFLQLASDRERPALARELVGLDAELRASRGETPHAEDYRSLCAQPGIAIDHSELRDLVRGQVQVAEPKPLSTRYRFIQRIGRGGNGDVWKVEDWVGQRTLALKLLRGPLENSSAATLRMNREALLTGRLQHPGIPPIYDHGVLEDGRPFFTMKLVGGETFADILKNRSDSSDELTRCLGIFEQLAQTVAYAHAQGVIHRDLKPQNVMVGAFGEVQVMDWGMAKPSAESTLETSTTQHDSDRQHSSLQSAQSDDDTTPRVNDESWDDLQQSLTANGDVLGTPAYMSPEQARGEIKTLDARSDVFALGAILFEILTRRRLHHGCSVIESLQRTTLGQFDSALATLHNSDAHPELKTLCENCLSTAPELRPADAGIVSNAITDHLTGVEKRARLAEIQQREASVRSSEDRKRRQLQTRTALVVAVISIIGAGVAIWQRREAVRAGQETSDALALADQRFDEAQSVVDEFLTRVADDNGVLTRTAGAQAIRRDLMQKAVDYYEDLEAGSKQTPEFRFKIAQTHRRLGEVMYLLSPGGEKLEHHADQAIRICEQLLADDPGNPTYLACKTDAYALKVRALSQSWRDQQALPIARSSRELARTLMDIRGNDDDHFRYATHTGLLALIYHRLKDRDPCQTLFQKAIQIATPIQQANPDNGGYATKLARIQSNYGAYCGWGRGQWKDCRKHFQMAVDLQEQAVQLQPSRVDWCHGLATFQMNLAMSLTHTGDIPQAESMFRDSIRSHEKVVRENPLDVDSRWSLALIYGNFATFSLTRLKNADDCEQFLILSAEQYKRLTDEHPDVEVYMESYTDALESLIDVRIRIANAQSSLDVPNDPTMVLRIARPELQRMLKQWSLWLDAHPDSQKYRRSIAYWSALLPETSPDLLLKSTDHITGDRASLRQLDSEWINARALALIRCDRHTEAIDLLKMCESQTPSAVRLTIEALARVDQDPDAAVDYLRRAKAYKFKVGHTRSDYRMLAEQADAVIAEDQRAE; via the coding sequence ATGCCACCCAACGCCGACGCGTTGTCGATCGAATCGCTGCGACGGATTGAGCAGTGGTGCAGTGAATACGAATCACTGCCTCAGCCGCAACGTATCCAGCAGTTTCTGCAGCTTGCCAGCGACCGCGAGCGACCGGCTTTGGCTCGAGAATTAGTGGGGCTGGACGCGGAACTGCGAGCCAGCCGAGGTGAAACGCCTCACGCCGAAGACTATCGGTCGCTTTGTGCCCAGCCCGGAATCGCGATCGACCATTCGGAACTTCGTGACTTGGTCCGCGGTCAGGTTCAAGTCGCAGAACCCAAACCGCTTTCCACACGCTATCGATTCATCCAGCGTATCGGTCGTGGCGGAAACGGTGACGTCTGGAAAGTCGAAGATTGGGTCGGCCAACGGACGCTGGCACTCAAGCTGTTGCGCGGTCCGCTGGAAAACAGCTCGGCTGCCACGCTGCGGATGAATCGCGAGGCGTTGCTGACCGGGCGGCTGCAGCATCCCGGCATTCCACCAATCTATGACCACGGTGTGCTGGAAGACGGCCGTCCCTTCTTCACCATGAAATTGGTCGGCGGAGAAACGTTCGCCGACATTCTGAAAAATAGATCTGATTCCAGCGATGAATTGACACGTTGCCTGGGCATCTTTGAACAGTTGGCTCAGACCGTCGCGTATGCACACGCTCAAGGCGTGATCCACCGCGATTTGAAACCTCAAAACGTCATGGTCGGCGCGTTCGGCGAAGTCCAAGTGATGGATTGGGGAATGGCAAAGCCGTCAGCCGAATCGACGCTGGAAACATCAACCACGCAACACGACTCGGATCGCCAACACTCGTCGCTGCAATCCGCCCAATCCGATGACGACACGACACCCCGCGTCAACGATGAATCCTGGGATGACTTGCAACAAAGTCTGACAGCCAACGGGGACGTTCTGGGCACACCTGCCTACATGTCGCCCGAACAAGCACGGGGCGAAATCAAAACGCTGGACGCGCGCAGCGACGTCTTTGCTTTGGGCGCGATTCTGTTCGAAATCTTAACGCGGCGAAGGTTACATCACGGATGCTCGGTGATCGAATCGCTTCAGCGGACGACGCTGGGGCAATTCGATTCGGCGCTTGCGACGCTGCACAACAGTGACGCTCATCCGGAATTGAAAACGCTTTGCGAAAATTGTCTTAGCACGGCCCCGGAATTGCGACCCGCCGACGCGGGCATCGTTTCCAACGCCATCACCGATCATCTGACCGGCGTGGAAAAACGTGCCCGCCTTGCTGAAATACAGCAGCGTGAAGCCAGCGTGCGCAGCAGTGAAGATCGCAAACGACGACAACTGCAAACGCGAACCGCATTGGTCGTGGCGGTGATTTCAATCATCGGCGCGGGCGTCGCCATCTGGCAGCGTCGTGAAGCCGTTCGCGCCGGCCAGGAGACTTCCGATGCGCTGGCGTTGGCGGACCAGAGGTTTGACGAGGCGCAATCGGTTGTGGATGAATTTCTGACTCGGGTTGCCGATGACAACGGTGTGTTGACTCGCACCGCCGGTGCACAGGCCATTCGTCGCGACCTGATGCAGAAAGCCGTCGACTATTACGAAGACTTGGAAGCCGGGTCGAAACAGACGCCGGAGTTTCGCTTCAAGATTGCCCAAACGCATCGACGTCTGGGCGAAGTGATGTATCTGCTTTCCCCCGGCGGTGAAAAGCTGGAACATCACGCCGATCAAGCCATCCGGATCTGCGAGCAATTGCTTGCCGATGACCCCGGTAATCCCACCTACCTCGCGTGCAAGACCGATGCCTATGCGTTGAAGGTCCGAGCGTTATCACAAAGCTGGCGCGACCAACAAGCTCTTCCGATTGCTCGATCGTCACGCGAACTGGCACGGACCTTGATGGACATTCGCGGGAACGACGATGATCACTTCCGTTACGCCACTCACACGGGGTTATTGGCACTGATCTATCACCGTTTGAAAGACCGTGACCCGTGCCAAACGCTGTTCCAGAAAGCGATCCAAATCGCCACGCCAATTCAACAAGCGAACCCGGACAACGGTGGGTATGCGACAAAACTCGCACGGATTCAATCCAACTATGGGGCGTATTGCGGTTGGGGACGCGGCCAATGGAAAGATTGCCGAAAACACTTCCAAATGGCGGTGGATCTGCAGGAACAGGCGGTCCAGCTACAGCCATCGCGAGTAGACTGGTGCCATGGCTTGGCCACGTTCCAGATGAATTTGGCGATGTCACTAACCCACACCGGCGACATCCCCCAAGCGGAATCCATGTTCCGCGATTCGATCCGGTCGCACGAAAAGGTGGTTCGCGAAAACCCGCTGGACGTTGATTCGCGATGGTCATTGGCGTTGATCTACGGAAACTTCGCAACCTTCTCGTTAACTCGCCTGAAAAACGCCGACGACTGTGAACAATTCCTGATCCTCTCGGCGGAACAATACAAGCGTTTGACGGACGAGCATCCCGATGTGGAGGTCTACATGGAATCGTACACCGACGCGCTTGAATCGCTGATCGATGTGCGAATTCGAATTGCAAACGCTCAATCCAGCCTAGACGTTCCGAATGATCCGACGATGGTTTTGCGGATTGCTCGCCCCGAACTTCAGCGGATGTTGAAACAGTGGTCTTTGTGGCTGGATGCCCACCCGGATTCGCAGAAATACCGCCGATCCATCGCCTATTGGTCGGCTCTATTGCCCGAAACGTCCCCGGACCTTCTGTTGAAATCGACGGATCATATTACCGGCGACCGAGCATCGCTCCGTCAGTTGGATTCCGAGTGGATCAACGCGCGTGCGTTGGCGCTGATCCGCTGTGATCGTCACACCGAAGCGATTGATTTGTTGAAAATGTGTGAAAGCCAAACGCCTTCTGCGGTTCGTTTGACGATCGAAGCCTTGGCCCGCGTAGACCAGGACCCGGATGCCGCAGTAGACTACTTGCGTCGTGCAAAGGCTTACAAATTCAAGGTCGGTCACACACGCTCCGATTACCGAATGCTGGCGGAACAGGCCGATGCAGTGATTGCGGAAGATCAGCGAGCTGAGTAA
- a CDS encoding DUF669 domain-containing protein — protein MGKLSSILRQQGSLDSIKSAWDTTAAAADNDVLPKGEYVADIVAGEAIESRTKGTPGYRLTFEVAEGEHTGGRFWHECWFTEAAMSRTKRDLSKLGVTDLEQLERPLPAVFRCNVKLAIRRDDDGNEGNRVRRFEVVEVITPEPDAFAPDGGSENAPESGETF, from the coding sequence ATGGGAAAGCTATCTAGTATCTTACGCCAGCAAGGCAGCTTGGACAGCATAAAATCGGCTTGGGACACCACAGCCGCCGCCGCCGACAATGACGTGCTACCCAAAGGCGAATACGTCGCCGACATTGTGGCGGGTGAGGCCATCGAAAGCCGAACCAAAGGGACGCCGGGATACCGGCTGACGTTCGAGGTGGCCGAAGGTGAACACACCGGCGGCCGGTTCTGGCATGAATGCTGGTTCACCGAGGCCGCAATGTCGCGAACAAAACGCGACCTTTCAAAGCTGGGCGTGACTGACCTGGAACAACTTGAACGGCCGTTGCCGGCTGTGTTCCGCTGCAACGTCAAACTGGCAATCCGCCGCGACGATGACGGCAACGAAGGGAACCGCGTGCGTCGTTTCGAGGTTGTTGAAGTCATCACCCCGGAACCGGATGCGTTCGCACCGGACGGCGGCAGTGAGAACGCACCCGAAAGCGGGGAGACGTTCTAA
- a CDS encoding DnaB-like helicase C-terminal domain-containing protein translates to MTAANFIRCDRLFDDWQDDVLHGEPPRRYDIGPGLEHVRLGPGTVSLLGGSPGMGKTAFAMQCVVSAMTADASLRACVCNVEMPPERLLERQLSRLSGVGLDYIQSRQLGERQRDKLDAAFDLIDDIADRLVFVRAPMTLENVAAAADDIDAELVVLDYIQRIRPVGRHDDKRGSVDATMDSIRRFADAGCCVLALSAVGRSKDAKGRTSYAGDGLSLASFRESSELEYGADDAYLLVPAKDAEQDADDAVIDVTLRQLKSRYGQPTDCDLTFDRSVQSFEPTEPPMTEEHRQLRDAIAGLWGEE, encoded by the coding sequence ATGACCGCCGCGAACTTCATCCGGTGCGACCGGTTGTTCGATGACTGGCAAGACGATGTTTTGCACGGCGAACCGCCGCGCCGATATGACATCGGGCCGGGATTGGAACACGTCCGGCTCGGTCCGGGGACCGTCTCTTTGTTGGGCGGTTCACCCGGCATGGGCAAGACGGCATTTGCCATGCAGTGCGTCGTCTCTGCAATGACCGCTGACGCGTCGTTGCGTGCTTGCGTCTGCAATGTCGAGATGCCGCCTGAACGGCTGTTAGAGCGGCAACTGAGCCGTTTATCGGGTGTGGGACTGGACTACATCCAAAGTCGCCAACTAGGTGAACGGCAACGCGACAAGCTAGACGCGGCTTTTGATCTCATCGACGACATCGCCGACCGGCTGGTGTTTGTGCGGGCCCCGATGACGCTTGAGAACGTCGCGGCGGCGGCGGATGACATCGACGCCGAGTTGGTGGTCTTGGATTACATCCAACGAATCCGGCCGGTCGGTCGGCACGACGACAAGCGCGGTTCGGTCGATGCGACGATGGATTCGATACGGCGGTTCGCCGACGCGGGTTGTTGCGTTCTGGCATTGTCGGCGGTCGGACGTTCAAAGGATGCCAAAGGCCGCACCAGCTACGCCGGCGACGGCTTGTCACTGGCATCCTTTCGGGAGTCGTCGGAACTGGAATACGGGGCCGATGACGCCTACCTGCTGGTTCCCGCAAAGGACGCCGAACAGGACGCCGACGACGCGGTTATCGACGTGACGTTGAGGCAACTGAAAAGCCGCTACGGTCAGCCGACTGATTGCGACCTGACGTTCGACCGCTCGGTCCAATCGTTCGAACCGACCGAACCGCCGATGACCGAGGAACACCGCCAACTTCGTGATGCGATTGCGGGATTGTGGGGTGAGGAATGA
- a CDS encoding ECF-type sigma factor, with protein MSDTHDITAIIRSVEDGDPDAAAELWSHCFPRLLNYCRGRLPEHMRRVLDEEDVALSAFKSFCLGAAGGAFGDIKGRDELWKLLFCIAGRKAQGYIRHQNRQKRGGGKVAGESIFKSDDDSSVSPGIEQVADQTPCHVSKAHFVSDCETLFDMLDDQKLQMVAILRIEGYSVDEIAARMECSRRSVERRLNLIRRIWQSAFDDADPPESNQRGDD; from the coding sequence TTGTCCGACACGCACGACATCACCGCCATAATCCGTAGCGTCGAAGACGGCGATCCGGACGCCGCTGCGGAACTGTGGAGTCATTGCTTTCCACGTTTGCTGAACTACTGCCGCGGCCGCCTGCCAGAACACATGCGGCGCGTTCTGGACGAAGAAGACGTGGCATTGTCGGCATTCAAGAGTTTTTGCTTGGGCGCGGCCGGCGGTGCGTTTGGCGATATCAAGGGGCGCGACGAACTGTGGAAGTTGCTGTTTTGCATCGCCGGACGCAAGGCACAGGGCTACATTCGACACCAGAACCGTCAGAAACGTGGCGGCGGCAAAGTCGCCGGTGAATCCATCTTTAAATCGGATGACGATTCATCGGTGTCGCCCGGGATCGAACAAGTGGCCGATCAGACCCCGTGTCACGTCAGCAAGGCGCATTTCGTCAGCGATTGCGAAACTCTGTTCGACATGCTGGACGACCAGAAGCTGCAGATGGTGGCAATCCTTCGCATCGAAGGCTACAGCGTCGACGAAATCGCGGCGCGAATGGAATGCTCGCGGCGAAGCGTCGAGCGCCGATTGAATTTGATTCGCCGAATTTGGCAAAGCGCCTTTGACGATGCGGATCCACCGGAATCAAATCAACGCGGCGACGACTGA